CAACTACTTTTGAAGTTGCTGTCAAAGAATCAAAATGGAAAAAAGCTATGGATGCAGAAATTGCATCAATAGAAAAAAATGATACTTGGGAGCTATGTGATCTACCAAATGGACATAAAACCATTGGTGTGAAATGGGTTTTCAAAACAAAGCtaaatgagaaaggtgaagttgACAAGTATAAGGCTCGTTTGGTCGCCAAGGGATACAAGCAACAGTatgggattgattatacagaagtTTTCTCTCCAGTTGCAAGGCATGACACAATCAGATTAGTGGTTGCATTAGCGGCACTACAATCTTGGCAAATTTTCCAACTTGATGTCAAATCGGCATTCTTGCATGGATACTTGGAAGAGCAGGTATATGTCGATCAACCTCCTGGCTATGAAAAGGTTGGATTTGAACATAAAGTTTATAAATTGAAGAAAGCActctatggattaaaacaagctccaCGAGCTTGGTATAGTCGCATTGAAGCTTATTTTCTGAAAAAGGGTTTTCACAAATGTCCATATGAGCACACACTTTTTGTTAAAAATAGAGATAACCGAAAATTTCTCGTTGTGTGCTTATATGTTGACGATCTTATATTCACTGGAAATGATGATGCCATGATGAAAGAATTCAAGAAATCCATGATGATTGAATTTGAAATGTCTGACCTTGGCATGATGCATTACTTCCTTGGCCTAGAAGTAGTGCAATCAGGTTATGGGATATTTATTTCTCAAAAGAAGTATGTGCAAGATATTTTGAACAGATTTAAAATGCAGGATTGTAATCCTGCAAGCACTCCAACTGAGTTTGGCTTGAAGCTAAACAAAGATCATGATGGAAAGAAGGTGGACAGCACACTGTACAAGCAAATTGTTGGCAGCTTAATGTACTTAACAGCAACAAGGCCTGACATAATGTATTCTGTGAGTTTAATAAGCAGATATATGGAGAATCCAACAGAAATGCATTTGTTAGCTGCCAAGAGAATTTTTCGTTATTTACAAGGAACTAAAGATTTTGGGCTGTTCTACAAGAAAGGTGAAAAGTTGGAATTATTTGGGTTTTCGGACAGTGATTATGCTGGAGATCAAGATGATAGAAGAAGCACCTCAGGCTATGCTTTCTTGTTGGGGACAGGAGCTGTTTCATGGTCTTCTAAGAAGCAACAAATTGTCACTCTGTCATCTACAGAAGCTGAATTCATTGCTGCAACAGCTTGTGCTTGTCAAGCTATTTGGTTGAGAAGGATTCTTGAAGAGCTACAATTAAAGCAAGTTGAAGCTACCACAATTTTTTGTGACAACAACTCAGCAATCAAACTTTCCAAGAATCCTGTACTACACGGAAGAAGTAAACACATTGATGTGAAATATTATTTTCTAAGAGATCTTAGCAATGATGGAACAATTAAATTGGTTTATTGCAAGAGTGAAAATCAGGTTGCAGACATTTTGACCAAGCCCCTAAAGCCTGCTGCATTTGTCAAGCTTCGAAGTATGCTAGGAGTTTGTTCGTTAATGGAGGCAAGATAAAGAAAGAAGTTGTTGGTTATTGCATTGGGACTGTTTCTAAACTGATATTATCTGCAGATATTATCAGTTTAAGAGAGGGTgttaagatttatttatttatttatttatttatttgtttgtttgttttagaaCTGTTTCTGTTTTAAATTAATGTCAGTTGCTATAAACTTGGTCTTGAGGAATTATGGCAGTCGTGTATTAGTTGTTTAGTGGATAGCTAAGATTTAGGCACTCTAGTAGTGGATAGCTATCTTTTAGGGAAAACTGATAGTTGTTATATGCCTATTTAAAAGGATCTACTCTGATGAATAAAAATATTCAGTATTTTCTGTTTCAAAACTGTTTTACAACAATAATGACAATGACCCAAACGATTCCTCTAATTCTGCAGTGGATCTTTCTGAAGTCACCGGGAAAGAACAAGTTGATGCACAACCGATTAAAAAAGGAAGAGGAAGAAAGCAATAACTGATGTAACTTTCTGTCAAAATAGACCATGAATCTTAGGAGTCCAGTAATGATTTTGATAGATTCTTTACCCATTCCAAAACTTTACAGCAATGCCTTGATTACATTTACATTATTTGTTTTCTGAATTCACctttctaaaattttaatttcGGGCATGATTTTGACTTCAACTAGACAAGAGTAACTCGGTGTGTTGTGAAACTTACGCATCACAGTCACAGTCATCTTCGGTTTTTGTTTATGTACTTTTTATGTTAAATGGCTTCCAGTTTCGTGGTACAGAAGTGAATTGCGGCTTAATTCTGACCGCTTATCATCTTAAATGAGTGCCCTAGCAGCACGTTTGGAGCCAAAGACACGCTGGGCTTGAACACTTGGTAGTTGctaccatggttttaaattgcggttgcggatgCGGTTGCGGCTATTGCGGGTGTTGCGATGCGGATTGCGGTCGTTGCGGCGTGAATTCatatttatgaatataaaaaatgatattttattatttattttctatttcacATATCTTCGATTTCCTctttaaattttcatatatatctCATTAATAATTCGTCACCTTTTTGAATATAACTAAtccttttaaaatatatcttaaatCTACGATATAATTAAAAAAGATGGTAGACCAAATAATTTTTGCGAGCATTGCATAATCTCTTGCGGCCTGATGCGGTCTAATGCGGCTTGATGCGGCCGATGCGGTGTTATGATGCGGCCGATGCGGTGTTATGATgcggtttttattgtgatttgcAATCACGCCGCAATTGCGGCCTGATGCGGATGCGGACACTACCGCAACCGCAATATTGCGGCCGCATCAGGTGATGCggtccgcaatttaaaaccatggttgCTACTAGAAAAACGTTTAAAAACCAATTTTAATTGAACGGTTCAATTTGTTGAACCTTGAACCAGTTATACAATGGTTGGTCCAGTTATTTCGGTGGTTTTCTTGGTTTGAGTAGTTTATGGTAGTTGGAATCATGATTCAACAGTGAACTAGTTATACAATGGTTCAATTATTTTGGTGGTTTGATTGCGGTTTGTCTTTGTTCGAGTAGTTTAAAGTAATTGAATCCTGATTCAACAGTTTCACCAATTTGATGTTTGGTTAAGTTTTAAAAATATCAACTAAACACCTATGTTTTAAACATGGACCAAGAAGACCAAGAATTTTCTCAAATGGAATCACAGGTTGTAGATTTTGGTAAGTCACATAAGGCCCGGCCCTGTAGCTGTGCAACCAGTGCCACAGCACAGGGCCCCAAATGTCCAAGGGCTTCAACATAAAAATATAGTATGGTATATGATTTAGGATGTAGCTATTCATGGTATTCTGTGGTGATATACTTGTTACTTTTTCCACGACACTCtccaaaataatatttttttctcttacgCTATACTAATTAGAGCTCGTTTGGCCCGACTATTTTAAgtcttaaaagttactttaaagttaaagttaaaaataagagcttttaaaattaagttaaagttgtttggttatgattattttttaaactttagagttatttttaattttatttttttcattaaagttatatatatatatatatatatatatatatatatatatatatatatatatatatatatatatatatatatatatatatatatatatatatatatatatatatatatatatatatatatatatatgggatgtatcaagtaggagaaatttttaaataagagataagagaatTCAATGCTAatcattggattaatcaagagagaattaaattatttattaaaatattaatataattattatttctctctcttgattaatccaatggttagcattaaatcctcttatctcttatttaaaaatcctcctacttgatacattctctatatatatatatatatatatatatatatatatatatatatatatatatatatatatatatatatatatatatatatatatatatatatatatatatatatatatatatatatatatatatatatatatatatatatatataatgcgtaTTGATTAATTGTTGTATTAACATCTATAATATAGTGTAtagtataaaaatttaataatattattattaaaaattattatataataaaataagatataatatacaaaacgaataaaaagttggacaaaactagtatctacaaaaatgatgatgtaaacagaagaagaaaaaaataaaataaaatataactctagatgttatgaaccgtagaaaaaattgaaaaattgtcgTTTACTGCATTAGCgcgattttttttaaagaaaatactttcgttgggattcgaaccgcggccacatgttttaagctctgaaaaagttggtttcaacgccttttttacaagctccttttatttaattttttgccttgaaaaaaaagctactttttttataagagctttataaaaaatgtgtttggccctccatctccttataaggagaagaaaagtagataaaaagttgggccaaacattaatttatcattaattttaTATAGTTTTAATAATCTTATACTGTCTGCAAAACTTATAatagtatatatattattattggtACTGCTAATAAATTCTTTTATATTAAACATTATAAAATAATGAACGGCATTTCACTAGTTAAAGTGCACCGTATAAAAGTTCATTGAATTTTTTCTTTCATATCTTTTAGTTTATTTAAACTAACTACTTAAAACTCTAAATttactaaataaatattaataaaatatttgttaatttagAATAATCTGTAAAATCATATTAGAatgttataaattaattttaataaggtTTATTTAAGCGGTTTAATGGCAATACCTGTTCACTcaaatttgaatatttgttatttattttttataattgttattataatgaCTACGAACTAAAATAAACTATTatgctaataatatttattttgtttcttgACCAAAAAATTAGAaagtaaattatattttattttatttataatttactataaataaaaaataaaacaggaCCTCTAATTTATTTGGGCCGGCCCTTGTCACATTGATGAATTTGTGGGTGATGTCATCACTGTTTATGTAAATATTAGCACAAGTTAGTCTTTAATTGTGGATGAAATTGCTCTTTAATGATATCGTTCAAGACCTGGATGCGAGTACACAAGTTAGTTTAATGATCCTGAATCATGAATCAAGAGTGCAATGACAATTGACAAGAGGGAATTGAGTTTAAGGATAACAAGGCTTTTGGGATTCTTTTCAAGGGTAAAAGTATGTGTTTGTGAATGAAGGAAAAAGACATAGAAGTAGCTAATTATGATTTAGTTGAAAGAATATAAGTGATGTTACTCATTGATTTATTGAAAATAATGTTAAGCTATTTCTAAAACTTGGGTGCGTTTGATTTGATAAAAAACGAGATACGGGACATGACAACTGTTTTTGTACTCTGTTTGATGCAGAAACTAATTATGGTACTGGACAAAAAAATGGCAAGGTACTGGACAAAACCATAATTTCTTGTCCCCCACTAAATCATGCGACAACTTTTTGTCCCAAGCACTAATTATgaacaaaatatcaaaaaattaaattttactctctttcttattatttaatattttaattcataaatacattttttaatatgttatatatcaaaaaaaatgttataataaaaattaaactatttttattCGGTTCATTGACATATTAAATAAAGTAgagaaaaaaatctcaatttattatttttcttcccttctcattatttaatattttgattcaaaaatattaataaaaaaatattatataagaaattatattattttgtctgcTGCATAAACATATTAAACAAAGTAGAGTAAAAAgttatttcttcatcttttttcctccttattatttaatattttcattcataaatattatattttaaacatcaataaataataatatattagaaattatattGTTTTGTCTGATGTATAGAcatatcaagcaaaatcgagaaaATAGTTGTCCAGTCCAGTAACCATCAAACACAATACAATACAAAAAGTTGTTTTGTACTGTTCTGTACTGTCTAGTACTGTTCTGTCCAGTATTTCATATTTTGCAAATCAAACGTACCCTTGGTTATTTACGTAATTTTTTCTAAAATGTGATTATTTGCGcaatattttttaattcatagttatttttttaaaaaaaaaacttttattgtTACTTGCTTATCTTCATTTTTATTAGTTTGGAATTTTTCCTTGTCTTCAGCTTGCTTGTATTCGGATATGAAATCTTgcattaagaaaaaaaaaacaaatgcgGAAATACGTTGGACTATTATGAAAAGATATCTCAATGAAATCTTgcattaagaaaaaaaaaaaccaaatgcGGAAATACGTTGGACTATTATGAAAAGATTTTGTTATAGTAGGAATATAATTGTGGGATTGTGGACAATTTTCCATCTTTTAAGAAACAATACCGTTGGTAGTTAGAGGTACTTAAAGGGAAAATTTTTATATGGACACAACCATAACACATAGATTTACACAATCAATCATAtttctttattaattaaaaaattaaaataaaatcgtctctctcctccattaaacCAACCACCTCCATGATAACAATTAAAATGAtaacaattaaaaacgaaattaaatttttaacaaaTGTCAATTTTCTCACTTTTTATTGGTTATGCCTAAAAATATGAATTTAGGTTCTTATTCATGCGAGTATTTTTTAAGAGACtcatttatttttcttgattATCATCTCTGTTGaaaattttgtcatttttctatttcTGATAAATTAAAAGTATAGTTAGCTTTtatttatcaaaaatatataactaacttatatgtaaaaaataaattataaataatttactaaattattatttattaccgacaaaaataagaaagagaaatcaaaataattttaaaaataataataaataattataaaagtatgaaagaaaaaaatactaatattgtgATTACCTATGCTTGgtcatatatttataaaaaaaaaaaaatattaaataaacatcGGTTATTCAATAtaggtaaaagaaaaaaaatcttataacGGGAGGCAAATAGTAGTTTATAGTTTGGAATAAGTTTTTATGAAAGTGATTTATAATTTGTTCCTTCTGCTCTTGGACTATGCAGTTTCTCAGGGTATGTTACCGATTTTAGCTCCTTAAGAGgtaaggaaagaaaaaaaatggtttcctttcattttcataaaaattactgTAAAACAAATGAATACTCATTGAAGCCAAACATAATCTAATTCCACTATAGGAAAAAAATATTCAACAATATCTATTGAAATACAGAAATAAAGTCAAGATTCATAATCCTCATGCAGTGAAGATGGTCTTCTTCTTTTCTATCTATGCCATCACATAACATGTTTCAATATTCACCAAGTCAAAATATGCCCaaaatacatataaaaaatattcCTCAAAATAGTATtcccaaaattttcaaaactacAACCAAGTTCTAATATTCTAGCATAAGCATACAACTATATTGATACATCTAAAACTAGTATTTATATTAGTAAAGTATGAAATTACCATATAACCTATTATACAATTGCACGCAGTGTCTGTCTGATTAGGCCAGACAATCTGATCTGATCATTCTGACTGCGTGCAATGAGACTGCAAACAATCCAGATTCATTCAAAACTTAGCTTTATTCTTGCAAATTTGGCTTTTGATCTCCATATCAGGAACACCAAAAACAAATTGACAGTTAGACACAGCGACAATATGTTTCTTGATAAACCCAAGAAAAGTAACTTTTCCAGGAATCCTAGTAACGGTTTGCAAAGAAAGTTGACCACGCAATAAATCCTGTATAAAACCAGTCATATTAGAAGCCAACTTATCAGCTTCAAGTATAAGCCTACAAGGAAGAATAGTAGAACTTCTTGCTGGAATCAAACCAGGGAAAACATCTGTATCTCCAACTTCAACCCCTTTATACAACAAAAGACTAGTTCCATCTTCGTGTTTAAAGCTAGCGTGGTTTCGATTCTCGACTAGGATCTTGATGTCGAGAGTAGCGTTGATTTGTATGTCGATAGCAGGAAGTGATACGCGGGGTGATATTGATTGTAAAGTAGCGGAAGAAATGGTTGTTTTTGGTTGTTTAGGCTTGAAAACGGTTAAGGCAAGAACAACGGAAACTGTTACCAAGATTAATAAAAGTAACAAGAGTATGCAAAAGCAAGTTATGCATGTGTGTCTTTGTTTTTTTGGTGGAATCATTAaggtttgttcttgttcttgatcTTGTTTggtttgtgtgttcttcatggtgAAATGGAAATGGTAGCAtaggtttggtttggatgatgaATAAATGGGATTTGATGTGTGTGGTATGAGAGGTTAGATATATAAGAGTGACATTGTGCCTAACTATGATATAATTAATGAAGTTATAGTATAGGTAGTTGGTTGTTGTGGGGTTCAATTGAATTGGTGTGATGCAGAGTGAGAGTAAATGCGCGGCTAGATGATCCGTGTTGTAACTAACAGCCCATGCAACTTTCAAATCAATGTATGTGTACATTTGACATAAATTCAATAGAGTGCATTTATTAGCATATAGTATGCATAGTTCATATGGATATATTTAGTTACTAGGatcttctctatttttttttttttttttttagtaaatggAGGGGATGACTTCTTTTTCCCGCCCCTTAAATTTCTTAAATAGGATCAAATGTGAATTACATAAGGTATGATACTTGCTTGAGAAAGCTTTGTGTTAATTTGGGTACACGCAAGGTGTTCCAAAACACCATGTCGTCTCTGTTCCTCTTATGATCACTTTATCTCATTAATAAGAGGTATATTGAGTACATGGGCTATATTTTATCTACTAAAAACTAAGGCACTCAAATCCTACATGGTTAAGATATTGTACAAGAGTACATGAAAGGGTACATTAAGATATAACATCTCTTCATGATTATCACACCAGGAAGGATAATCATTTATACTAGCTAAGGAGGAAATCCTTGTAGAGAAGAAGACATAACAGGAGGTTTACATACGAGAATTATCTTTCATGTTAATATATGATGAAACGTTATAGAATTAAACTACTGTCCACGTTGTTTTTCAAAAGATTTTGAAGGAAGTCAAGTCTGTCTTTTGGAAAAGAGGTTGAAGAAGGGGAGAAGTAGCTCATGTGCTACGCAGTAGGATGCATATCCTTTAAGATTGTTTAATTATTGTTCAGGATCTATTTGTTAAGTGAAAATCCAATAATTCAAATGTTATAACCGGTTAACAaggggtgtaaccggttacagctgaTGGAAAAGCACTTTTGAAAGCAAGAAGAGTTGTTTTTTAGCTGTGTTAACCGGTTAACCAAACACGTTAATCGGTTACACCTGACATGTATATTTTCTGTTTTGTGTCTATGTAATTGGTTAACAGTTTGTGTTAACCGATTACGAACCTGAGTTTTAGCTTTTTCTTGTAATTAGATGATTTGTTTTAGGTCCCAATCATTTTGTAACACTTGTATAAATTCCTTGGTGGTATACTCAAGTATACCCTACTTGTGTAATGATACCATGCACACCTGTACTTTTTGTAACTGAATATACACACACTCTCTTTTCAGAGCTACACTTGACCGTTTTTGGACTTTGTAACTAAATTAGGTGTTGGAGTGTTAGCCTCGTAGGTCCACCCATGTGGTGTCTTGTTGGAGATTCGTACCACCTCTTCTAGAGTCCATCATTATAAATCAATCACAATTCAGGTTCCCGTTCAGAATAGTAACGCTAATTGGGGGAATCAACCACTGATTCCCGTAAAATTTCACATTTCGTTCTCATTTGGTCAAAAAGATATACAACGATTAAACCACGACATGAAGGAGAAATTCATCCCCAACCTTAATCCAAGAAGCTCCTTCAAACCTCCCGATCCAACACTATTCTAATTATTGTAACTAAGGAGATCAGGAAGGAAGTGTTGCAGCAATAACAATCTTTTACTGCCAAATCTCATCCTATCAGAAAACTAGATTGAAAAGGAGGTATGGACGGAGTCTATCGCAGTAGAGGACATGAACCTCCgatgcaaattttgaaatttttcctTATCATTTCAACAAGTCACATTATGCTAGAATGCTCAAGAAACAATGGAAACTCAACTCGTTTAGCGTGTTTTTAGACGAACATGAAGGTAGGTTTCGAATACAAAGACCGAGTAGAGGTGAAAAGAGAAAACATCATGCATCCAGGGATTTCACCAATAACCTACAAAGTGTGAAATACCTGTCAAATGTGTTCGAGAGTAAGTGATTGGAAAACTGCAGATACATATTTCATTATAATTTGGCAGAATGTAACATCATCAACAAGCAAAGGAAACCATCTTCATATCTCTCAAAGAAAGTACGTCAAGAATAGAATGACAAAGTGGTTACCGGTATAGACAAACTATCAAAATATACTGAGACTCGATGACAAAGTCGAGATATTTCTATAACTAAGGCCATATAAAAGGCAATTGGAAAGGACTCAACTTAGTCCACCTCAACGAACGAGAAAGGTAGAAGATTGAATGGAGATCCTGAGGTTGCGGTCTCGGACAAACAGCAAGCACAAAAAAATATCTGAGTCAAATTTCGTGAGAATCATATCATCCTTTTCCCCATGACTTAACGAAGAAGAAGGTAACTTATAAGGAGATCATGACTGTCACAGGAGCAATTTTGGGGTAATGCAACTAAAGTCTAATGACACAACTTTCATGAATGGTCAGGCTGACAGCCAAGCCATCTGCCAAAGGAGCGCACACGAATTCTAACCATACGTAAGATGAGTATTTTTTGAGATTCTTTAAAAATTGATAAATGAATCCCTTGTCTAACACAATGTAACACCCGTTTTTAGTTtgcgtgttttatttaattatgtcgtGTTATGATATGTGTTTTGTTTTACTAACTTATATGTTAATTGAGTGCTTGAGCGATATTGGCGTTATTTGTGGGGTTTTATCGTAAATAATATAAGTGTAGGGTTTGATTTAAGGTCCGTTAGTAATAAGAAAGATAGTAAGttaaacaaaacaagggttttaggggttttagacttagaagctcattttggcaaagttgtgaaagaagagaagagtagagtgaagagaaagaggggaatctcaatattgaagctagagttgtcttcaattcaaacctaaggtaagggtgggattctttcatgctaaagggatgtatgatgatgttttgggtgggatttgaTAGTATGTTTGTATCCATGGAGgctgtgtgtagagatgttagggtttatgaacaaatgcatgaatttatgatttgaaatgtgttttaattgatgtttgatgatgttatgatgttagaagatccataatatgtgttatatttgtggttataacatgtattctatggttgttcgtgatggttggtgtttttcaacttgattgggttgagtttaggggatttgggatggaattcgtatgctgttttctgtgatttaggattttctgaaatcgccagttcgcgccgcaaactttgttggcgccgcgaactgcttggcagaaacccaggaatatttgattcactcagttcgcgccgcgaactttgttggcgccgcgaaccctgttttacagaacttttccaaactttgaaatgatgtaacttttgaaccgtaactcctttttaagtgccgtttgaacctatgtgaagctataattgagacctttctaatgaatatgattaAAGAATGCTTATAAatctttttgaatatttctttAAATGAATTTGTTTGATGTTATAATATGTGTGGTGAAGTGGggtgttgtt
The Vicia villosa cultivar HV-30 ecotype Madison, WI linkage group LG6, Vvil1.0, whole genome shotgun sequence genome window above contains:
- the LOC131612046 gene encoding uncharacterized protein LOC131612046; translation: MKNTQTKQDQEQEQTLMIPPKKQRHTCITCFCILLLLLLILVTVSVVLALTVFKPKQPKTTISSATLQSISPRVSLPAIDIQINATLDIKILVENRNHASFKHEDGTSLLLYKGVEVGDTDVFPGLIPARSSTILPCRLILEADKLASNMTGFIQDLLRGQLSLQTVTRIPGKVTFLGFIKKHIVAVSNCQFVFGVPDMEIKSQICKNKAKF